The Caballeronia sp. Lep1P3 genome segment AAGACCAGGGGCTGCCAGGACATCCTGATCGCGGTCGTCGACGGCCTGAAGGGGCTGGCCGAGGCGATCGGCACAGCGTACCCGCGCACGGCCGTGCAGACCTGCATCGTGCACCTGATCCGCAACAGCCTGGAATACGCCAGCTACAAGGACCGTAAAGCGTCGCCGCCGCGTTGCGTCCGATCTATGGGGCGGCCAGCGAACAGGCCGCGCAGCAGGCGCTGGAGGCCTTTGCCGAAGGGCCATGGGGCGCGAAGTATCCGACCATCGTGCAGTCATGGCGACGGGCATGGGAGAACGTCACACCGTTCTTTGTGTTTCCCCCGGCGATACGCCGGGTGGTGTACACCACCAATGCCATTGAGAGTCTGAACATGCAACTGCGCAAGATCATCAGGACGCGCGGCCACTTCCCCAACGACGAGGCCGCCATCAAGCTGCTTTGGCTGGCATTGCGCAATGTGCTGGCGAAGTCGGTACGGGCGGCATTTGACTGGTCCTCCGCCATGAACCAGTTCGCTATTCTGTTTGGAGAGCGTTTTACCAACGCACGCGGGTAACTCCGCTAACCGCCTCGCCCACAAAAACGCGGATAGGTTCGGTCCTCCGCCATGAACCAGTTCGCTATTCTGTTTGGAGAGCGTTTTACCAACGCACGCGGGTAACTCCGCTAACCGCCTCGCCCACAAAAACGCGGATAGGTTCGCCGAATGTCTGGGTCTGTCAGTAATTTCGTGTTCAAGGCATATGATGCTCCCCAGGAGAAAATATGCCTCGCAAACCCAAGAGCCCACCGGTAGACCTGCCGACGATTCCAGCGGAGCTGCTTGAGCAGTTCGGCAACGGCCCGATGACGGCGGAATCGATCAACGCCGCGACCATGGCGCTGAAGAAAGCGTTGATTGAGCGCGCGCTCGGCGGCGAGATGAACCATCATCTGGGCTATTTATCGGGCGCGGCCAAGCCGGCCGCCGTCAACAACCAGCGCAACGGCAAGAGTGCCAAGACCGTTCTAACTGAAGACGGTCCGATCCGCATCGAGGTGCCGCGCGACCGCGACGGCAGCTTTGAGCCGCTGCTAATCCCCAAGCACGAACGACGCTTCACGGGCTTCGATGAGAAGATCGTCGCCATGTACGCCCGGGGCATGACCGTACGCGAGATCCAGGGATTCTTGCAGGAGCAGTACGGCACGGAAGTCTCGCCCGAGTTCATCAGCTCGGTCACCGACGAGGTAATGGCTGAAGTCACCGCGTGGCAATCCCGGCCGCTCGAGCCCATGTATCCGGTTGTGTTCTTCGATGCTTTGCGCGTGAAGATTCGCGAAGATGGTGTGGTACGCAACAAGGCCGTCTACCTTGCGCTGGGGGTGCTGCCCGACGGCACGCGCGATATTCTCGGCTTGTGGATCGAGAACACCGAGGGCGCCAAGTTCTGGATGAAGGTGTTCAACGATTTGAAGACCCGCGGCGTGAACGACATCCTGATCGCCGTGACCGACGGCCTGAAAGGCATGCCAGAGGCACTGGCCGTCGTGTTTCCGGCAACCACGCTACAAACCTGCATCGTCCACCTGATTCGCAACAGCCTTGATTACGCGAGTTGGAAGGACCGTAAGGGACTGGCTGCGGCGATACGACCGATCTACACAGCGGCAAGCGCAGAGGCCGCGCAGGCCGAACTCGACGCGTTTAACGAAGGGCCGTGGGGGCAACGGTTCCCGACGGTCAGCGCCGCTTGGCGCAACGCCTGGGACCGCGTCATTCCGTTCTTTGCGTTCCCGCCGGCGGTGCGTAAGGTCATTTACACAACAAATGCCATTGAAAATATCAACGCGCAGCTACGCAAGATCATTAAGACGCGAGGCCACTTCCCGACCGACGATGCCGCCACGAAACTCATCTGGCTTGCCCTGCGCAACATCACGGCCGGGTGGAGTCGTTCCGCTCAGGATTGGAAGCAGGCCATGAACCAATTCGCTATCCTTTACGCGGATCGATTCGTTCGATCGTCCGTGTGAATCTCAACCTCGCCTTGAACACGGAAATTCTG includes the following:
- a CDS encoding IS256 family transposase; its protein translation is MPRKPKSPPVDLPTIPAELLEQFGNGPMTAESINAATMALKKALIERALGGEMNHHLGYLSGAAKPAAVNNQRNGKSAKTVLTEDGPIRIEVPRDRDGSFEPLLIPKHERRFTGFDEKIVAMYARGMTVREIQGFLQEQYGTEVSPEFISSVTDEVMAEVTAWQSRPLEPMYPVVFFDALRVKIREDGVVRNKAVYLALGVLPDGTRDILGLWIENTEGAKFWMKVFNDLKTRGVNDILIAVTDGLKGMPEALAVVFPATTLQTCIVHLIRNSLDYASWKDRKGLAAAIRPIYTAASAEAAQAELDAFNEGPWGQRFPTVSAAWRNAWDRVIPFFAFPPAVRKVIYTTNAIENINAQLRKIIKTRGHFPTDDAATKLIWLALRNITAGWSRSAQDWKQAMNQFAILYADRFVRSSV